The sequence below is a genomic window from Coffea arabica cultivar ET-39 chromosome 8e, Coffea Arabica ET-39 HiFi, whole genome shotgun sequence.
ATTGCAACGATCTGTGAGGGAAGGTCTCTTGCATGCTGAGAAAAGCCCGGGCACACATGAGAAACTAACAAATTTCAGAAATGCAGCAGATGCTGTATGGGTAGGAGTTGAACTTCACTTCAAGGGGCTGAACGTGGATCTCCTACAAGTTACAAATGACTCGAAAAAATCATGAATCCTTTGATGCACTTTATTGCTTATCCGATGTTGCAGAACACACTTTCAAAGAgttcaaaagaaaatataatGGCAGCCTGATGAAGAATCCTCTTAACTGGCCTTTGAAGTTAATTGCTGCTAACTCAATGGACAGAATCAGCCAAACCATTTCACTGGGCTTCAGATAAGACAGTCCGCCTTCAGATGTGACCAAATATCCATCATGATTGCAGACATTTTGGCTGCTTGCCTCACCAATTTACCACGAGTGATAAACTGTGAAGTGTTAGGCTGACAGCACGATTAAGGAAAGGGTGGCGAGCGTGCGTGATGCAGCTCTTCTTCTGAAGGTATTATAAAAATTCTTGATGGACGTGACGTTCCAACTCTGGATCCTAGTCAAGCCGCATATATTGATGAGTGGCGCATTGCAATCGAGCCAGAAAATGTATCATCTTAACCTCGGATAGATGAAGCACGCTTCATTTCTCTTAGTATAGTACCCCATTGCCTTGATTAGGAGACAGCATCATCACGAATTTACATTAATCTCAGGCCGTTTAACCCAATTGGTTCCAAGAATTAAGAGACTGAATTCCATTTATGCTCTCCAAATGATCATCTTAAAAGGCTGTAGCctgattttaatttctttttcttttcaaatataagtttcattaattaattttttttttttatttcctggAAGAGTAGGCACATTTCTGACCTTAGAGGTCCAAACTACCATCATCTACCACGAAATTACCTAACACCCTCCGCAAATTATAGACACTGACAAAGGAGTGCATAATTAGAAGACTTGCAGAATTAAACACACCAGTTTTTCTAAACCAATAGCACTTGCTCGCAGGAATTGTACTCCATAGACTAGAACCAAATTATTGACTAGGAAAGGCACCATTGCCCACCTGCTTCCTCGATTTTTCTCTCCGCTCGcttcattttaaatttatatccaagggaacaaaaaaggaaaagctcaaaaaaaaaatcttttctgCCCCATCTATTGAGGAACAATTtttatgtacaaaagtcaaaagtttcctttcacCAGTCAAGCCGTCTTAGATGATTTTGAGCGTGTTCACCAACTAGGACATCTCCTGGTTTACATCGACGGCTGAGGTTTCATTGTTAATAAATCATCAAGCAAGGGCCGGCAAAAGTAGTCCACTGATGACTAAACATACATACGCCGCCTTATTCTTCTCACCAGTAAGCGCTGTGGTTAGCTGGCGTTAAAACCTTCGACCTAAACTTCCTACCAAATTCTGATCCCATTCAGATCCCAGACTCCAGAAAATTTTCACAtcccaaaaggaaaagaaaaaaaaaagctcagAAATTTGAAGttcataaaaaaaacaaaaaaaggatgAGTCTTTGGACAAGCTTTGCAGATTCAACAACCCACTACACGGGTTTATCCCCGACAGCATTCTTCACAATATTAGCAATGATGATTGTAACCTACAAAATAGTATGCGGGATGTTCGTGGCAGGAGGGGATTACATGGAGGTCAAAAGGACAAATGAATATGTAATCCGAGAGCCCGTACAGTTAGGGGATCAGGTGACCGAGGAAGAATTATCAGCCTATGATGGCAAGGACCCTAACAAGCCCTTGCTTATGGCCATCAAAGGACAGATCTATGATGTTTCCAGATCAAGAATGTTTTACGGTCCTGGTGGTCCCTATGCCTTGTTTGCTGGGAGGGATGCAAGTCGTGCCTTGGCTCTCATGTCCTTTGACCCTAAAGATCTCACCGGAAACATTCAAGGTCTCAGCAATTCTGAGCTTGAAACCTTGCAAGATTGGGAATACAAGTTTATGGAGAAGTATGTTAAGGTTGGGCAGCTTGTTTCTTCCCACAGGACTACTCAAGAAGCTGGACAAGAAAGTGGAGACAAGAATGAAAATGCCCAGGGAAATGAAGCAGAGTAAGAAGCCCTCCTAGAAGCCTaggttttttttcccctctacTAAATTACTCTATTGAAATTAGTGATTCAAATATGAACGTTGATATATTTTGAGTCAATTGCCAATTCAGTATGAAGACGTAATATGTTGGCTACTTTGTTTTGTACTAGTATTTTGATTTCACAATTGCAATACATGAACTGCAATTGTCAATGGATCAAACAGAAGACTACTAGTCATATTTACAGTGAGTTGCAAGCAAGAAATCAAACTCAGTTACCATTGGTTACAGTGTTCAAGATTGACCTTGTATTAATAACAAAGCTTGCAGCCGTATTATTAAGAAGAGCCTCCTACTGGGTAGCGTTCCAGTGGACAAGATTGACACAGTATGAAGAACCGAAAACCTTGTTTGTCCGAACCCCAGCCGTACTATCAAGATTGATTGGAACTTGTACGAAGTTTAGTGTATGAAACGATGGTTAGGATTCCAAGTTGCAACATTGATTGTGACTTACAATGGTTCCTAGTTCAGCCTGCAGCCAATGCCATGGATTGGCTTGCATTGCTGCAACAACATCTGCAGTTTATGTATTATGTTAGCCCATCAGGGCTTCACGGATGCTACAAGAAATTTTGGTTTGAGCACGCCTTGCTTTTTTAGCTGTGACAGCTAAACTTTCTGTTGATTGGATGCCTTGATAATAATGATACCTCAGTGGTACGCTCACCATTCTTGCTTTCAATCTACCGAGATGGAACGTTTGAATCCTTAAGCGCTCATCAgggcattatatatatatagtcaaTAATTGGCTCTTCCATCATCAACTCCAGATGATTCACTGGGTAACAGATACCCACACTAATCTTCATAAAATGTTCTGCATTTCTTTGCTCTCAAGCATACAAGTTTGTGTTTTTATTGCACTTATTGTCTTGAACGAATTTCACTTTAAATCTCTGTTTATCCAATTCAACAGAGTTTGGAATATTCTGATAATGTCTTTCCTTCAGGATCTGGTTTATTAGCTATGAATCAGTTGAGGTCAATCAGAAACCTACACATGTAATGTCATAGAAAACTTCCTGGATGGTTAGATACAACTCGCTTAGGCAATGATGTACCCAGTAGTATCTGAATTATACCTTcaaattcttcaacttcaaccatCCATTTTTCTAAACATTCTGCAGCAATGTGACTTTCCAGCTCCTGAACCTAGTCAAGCCGCAGCATACATTGACGAGTGACGTGCTGCAATGAAGACAAACCTTCCATCAGTTTCCAATGATTCAGGACACTAAAACAGCTTCGGTCCATTTGGGCAATGCTTGTCTGCCTAACCTGTGAAATCATTTAGACTAGAGCACTTTTAGCAATTTTGTTTGGTGTTGGTAAGCATGTTTTCAAGTTTAATTCAGTTTCAAGATTCTTTAGGACTATTATTCATTTACGTTGCAAACGTGCAATCACCGAGAAAGTCTTGATCAGCTACTAAAACTTATCGTGGACAGCCTTCTGATATTACTAGAGCACTGTTAGCATCATAAGTGCGGAATCCATATGGTTTATTTTACATCATAGAAGACTCAGAAGAAAGCCATCTATGCCTAGAAATTACTGCTACCCTTCTGATCTCCATCATCATTTTTAGCGAAAGTCCATTTCAAAGTTGAAGGATGGATTTTTAACTAAAATCATGAGGGGCAGTTTCAAACAAATGTGCAAACAATTGACGAAACTGCCTTCCAAATAAGACTATGAAGATGAACGAGGCCGAAAGAAAAATAACGAAGAAAACCCGTAAAtaggggaagaagaaagaaaaaacactactatttttgtttatatatatatatatatatatatatatatatatatatatatatatatatatgagtaaatcttatatgcactgacagtgtatatactatcacggTTGGATGCACGACACATGTGCAAAATTtaggtttcaaattcaaattcgaattatgtgtcatgcatcaAATGGTGGAAGTGTATACTGTCAGtatatagaagattaattctatatatatatagggataatttcagaaacctctcctgaggtttttgacaatttcactgagctcccctaaggtttgaaaaattgcacttacctttcttgatttgataattttagtaacaaaaccttaaaataatattgacttggtcaattttttaaatgaatacccaaaaatgctcttgtgtaatgagttttaatttatttttctatacaattataagattatttagtataattataaggaaaaggtgccaaatttttcatattcatatctactatttgataaacaactataataataattttattattatgatatgatacttttgatggtattttattatagatttagatttataagatagaaaagaaaatgttgaaataattcatttagagtttatgaattttatgaaattttggaatagtggaattatcataatttagtaatACTTTTGGgccatttttttatttattgttaattttgataccaaaaatagaaaacaaagatcatcaaaaacattggattacatataaaattaactcatcaaaaaaaatcactaattcGACATTTGATTAGATAGAAATTAGAGGCAATAGTAGTAATTCTACAGTTTTATTggcgaaaattttttaaaaaaggaataagaaggacaaagaatgaaaaaataattttaaaactcattctaagtataagcataccaaataagggaatttcattaaaatatttaaggataaaattgtcattttaaataacaagggaggtatatgtaatttttcaaacctcaggagagctcagtgaaattgttagaaacctcaagggaggtttctgaaattatcccatatatatataaacaaatgAAAGTTTCAGCTTCCAGTAGTGTTGGCTCTCCGGCGGATGGTTTTGGCTAGTCAAATTTTACATACAAAAGTGAGGGCAACCGCCATTTCATTTTATATGGTACTAGTTTTTTGCCCTGACGCTGTGCGTCAGGTAGTTGGGATTTCTTAATTTACTATAATGGGTATTAGTCTGGAAAATTGGAGTGTGAGAGGAGTAATTAATTTACTACAATAGGATTTGTTAGATATAGTGTTTTTGTATGTGCATGGGGAATGGACATATCGATGAATAGATTTAATGAGAATTTTAATTATGATTTAAAGGTTTTAATACAAACAAAAAGAATGTTAAAATGATGGAGTCACCTGAGAAGTGGCATCGCGAGAATTTTAATACGAGTGTTAATTATTTTCCAGTTTTACAATTTTTGTCGTAAGGCGTAGGAGCACAGGATAAAAAGATATATTTATAAAGGAAATAGATAAACTGTCACCTGATAAAATGATAGATGTAGTAGAACATTTCTAAACAAGAACGGCCAAAATGAGAGGAAATTGTTTTGCATGACAATATGGACAACTTGGAACATCGGGCAATACAGCAGGTTCTGTAGCTATTGTAGTTAATGGATCAGTCGTAGCTCATTTTCTAGACCGACGTTGCCTATGCAATGATGGTTCACCAGCATCTAAATTTGTTGATGGAATCTCGTTAGCACCATCAGCAATAGACGCAGATAcattttgttcattttcctgCAAACCAGCCAAAGCATACTTAAGGACCATGAATTCAGTGTGGCTAAATCAGTCAATCTGAATTGTAATAGACAAAAACTAATATCTCACCCACTGGTTAGTCTAGCCATAGTACATGCCTAGATAAAACCACCGGTAATATAAGTAGTCTAACATTTATTTTATTGCAAGGGGTCTAAACAACAATCTTATTGCATGAAAGATGCTCAAAATAAGCACAAACATACGGTTGGAAATTGCTCTGCATCACTGAGCAATACTGCAGGCTCTGTAATTATTGTGGTCAATGGATTAGTCACAGAGCGTCTTGTACGCCGACGTCGCCTATGCAAAGATGATTCACCAGCATCTGAATTAGTCGTTGGAACCTCGCTAGCACCATTACCAGCAGACCTACATAtatctccttgattttcctTTAAAACAACCAAAGCATAGTTAAAGATTGTGAGTTTAGTATGCTTAACTAAGTCAATCTCGTTTGTCTTACCAAAGTACATGCTTAGGCTTAACCACTGTTAACATAAATAATTTAACATTTATTCCAAAAGATTTAAACAACAATTTATATTGCATGAGACATGCTCAAAATAAGCACAGACATACAGCTCGAAAGTGCTCTGCATTGTTCTCTGCAAATGACAATACTGAGCCCGAACCTAATGAAGATTCAACGACACCCATATTTGGCTGATTCACAGCATTTCGGTCATGTATATTAAAAGCTGTGACAGCTAATGTACACACTCCTAATGGCGCATCATTCTTTGTCCCACGCTGAGCAGCAGCACGTTGCTCGCGGCTCCTTCGAGTTTTTCTCAGCACGAGCCTCTTCCAAACTTCCATATACTCTATTTCGACCCATTCTCAAAGCATATTATACACAGCTGAAGCGGAAACCAAACAGACTCCTAAAATGAACTATACAAAAAAACCacagcaacaaaaaaaaatttccagcgAAGCCAATCAAACAGTGAAGTACTTcaaaaccaaaagaaactttCCCAAGTTATTTCCGAAGctaccaaaaaaaacaaaaaagaagagtgaaagctaaaaaaaaagatCCTGCTGACCGCATAAATTGTTCAAGTTATTTCCGAAGCTGCGAAAGAAAACTAAGAAGAAAAATCAGAGCCAAAAAGAGATTGAGCTCACGGCCTAAGTTTGCTGAACAGTAAAGCACTTcaaaaccaaaagaaactttCTCAAGT
It includes:
- the LOC140012912 gene encoding membrane steroid-binding protein 2-like yields the protein MSLWTSFADSTTHYTGLSPTAFFTILAMMIVTYKIVCGMFVAGGDYMEVKRTNEYVIREPVQLGDQVTEEELSAYDGKDPNKPLLMAIKGQIYDVSRSRMFYGPGGPYALFAGRDASRALALMSFDPKDLTGNIQGLSNSELETLQDWEYKFMEKYVKVGQLVSSHRTTQEAGQESGDKNENAQGNEAE
- the LOC140012863 gene encoding uncharacterized protein, which encodes MEVWKRLVLRKTRRSREQRAAAQRGTKNDAPLGVCTLAVTAFNIHDRNAVNQPNMGVVESSLGSGSVLSFAENNAEHFRAENQGDICRSAGNGASEVPTTNSDAGESSLHRRRRRTRRSVTNPLTTIITEPAVLLSDAEQFPTENEQNVSASIADGANEIPSTNLDAGEPSLHRQRRSRK